A single window of Candidatus Flexicrinis affinis DNA harbors:
- a CDS encoding phosphoglycerate dehydrogenase codes for MTHWRVLVTTRSFRKLDGPHQQILRDAGCEIVNSPIDHPHSAAELADLIAGIDAAILGVDDVNADVMSRADRLKVVSRYGVGYDRVDLAAATDRGVVVTYTPGGNTNAVAELTLGFMLALARNLPRQDRQMRRADWSLLKGRELAGKTLGILGMGRIGQRVAQLAFAFGMTVVFYDPYPPPQDILERLNARPSSVDQLLADSDIVSLHLPLTAETRSLIDRERLARMRPGSFLINTARGGIVDEQALFEALQSGHLAGAAFDAFAVEPPANSPLLALENFISTPHVGSSTEETTLRMGLMASQNALAVLTGQRPEHVANPEVYDRFLEEGRRA; via the coding sequence ATGACACACTGGCGCGTGCTGGTCACCACCCGTTCGTTTCGCAAGCTGGACGGCCCGCACCAGCAGATACTGCGTGACGCGGGTTGCGAGATCGTCAACAGCCCGATCGATCACCCCCACTCGGCGGCCGAACTTGCCGACCTGATTGCCGGGATTGACGCGGCTATCCTCGGCGTAGACGATGTGAACGCGGACGTAATGTCACGGGCCGACCGGCTGAAGGTGGTGTCCCGCTATGGCGTGGGGTATGACCGCGTCGACCTCGCAGCGGCAACCGACAGGGGCGTTGTCGTCACCTATACGCCCGGTGGCAACACCAACGCCGTCGCGGAGCTGACCCTCGGGTTCATGCTGGCGCTGGCGCGCAATTTGCCGCGGCAGGATCGCCAGATGCGCCGCGCCGACTGGTCGCTTCTAAAAGGTCGCGAACTTGCCGGAAAGACACTCGGAATCCTCGGCATGGGGCGCATCGGTCAGCGGGTCGCCCAACTTGCATTCGCGTTCGGTATGACGGTTGTCTTCTACGACCCGTATCCGCCGCCTCAAGACATCCTCGAAAGGCTGAACGCGCGGCCATCCTCGGTCGACCAGCTTCTGGCTGACAGCGATATCGTGAGCCTGCACCTGCCTTTGACTGCGGAAACCCGCAGTTTGATCGACCGGGAGCGCCTCGCCCGAATGCGGCCCGGATCGTTCCTCATCAACACCGCGCGCGGCGGCATTGTCGACGAGCAAGCGCTGTTCGAAGCGCTGCAATCGGGCCATCTGGCCGGAGCCGCGTTCGACGCCTTCGCGGTCGAGCCTCCAGCAAACAGTCCGCTGTTAGCGCTCGAGAACTTCATCTCCACGCCGCACGTCGGCTCGTCCACGGAAGAGACGACCCTGCGCATGGGCCTGATGGCATCGCAGAACGCACTGGCCGTGCTCACCGGGCAACGACCGGAACACGTCGCCAATCCTGAGGTGTACGATCGTTTCCTAGAGGAAGGTCGTAGAGCATGA
- a CDS encoding glucose-6-phosphate isomerase (catalyzes the formation of D-fructose 6-phosphate from D-glucose 6-phosphate): protein MAILQPFKTEIDLRTGVFTPETGIIKRYLSQMRTMFADTGAVERILADEGDRLLYEVYVTTLPEEAGHILHCTTVIHPGKVGDEFHMTKGHYHARREEGEVYLGLSGDGCLVMQTQEGATDVQFMKPGTAAYVPPYWAHRTVNIGTVPFVFFAAWAGDAGHDYGTIERDGFRKLILEAGGHVEVADNPKYG from the coding sequence ATGGCTATCCTGCAACCGTTCAAGACCGAGATTGACCTGAGGACCGGCGTGTTTACGCCCGAGACAGGGATTATCAAGCGCTACCTCAGTCAAATGCGGACGATGTTCGCCGATACCGGCGCTGTCGAGCGCATCCTCGCGGACGAGGGCGACCGCCTGCTGTACGAGGTGTACGTCACGACGCTGCCTGAGGAAGCAGGCCATATCCTGCACTGCACGACCGTCATCCATCCGGGCAAAGTCGGCGACGAGTTCCACATGACGAAAGGGCATTATCACGCTCGGCGGGAAGAAGGCGAGGTGTACCTCGGCCTGTCTGGCGACGGGTGTCTGGTGATGCAAACACAAGAAGGCGCCACCGACGTGCAGTTCATGAAACCGGGCACCGCCGCTTACGTCCCGCCCTATTGGGCGCATCGCACCGTCAACATTGGCACCGTGCCGTTCGTGTTCTTCGCGGCGTGGGCAGGTGATGCCGGCCACGATTACGGGACCATCGAGCGGGACGGGTTTCGCAAGCTAATCCTCGAGGCTGGCGGTCACGTAGAGGTTGCGGACAATCCCAAGTACGGATAA
- a CDS encoding bifunctional 4-hydroxy-2-oxoglutarate aldolase/2-dehydro-3-deoxy-phosphogluconate aldolase, which produces MAQFDRMTVYNTILQDGMVPLFYHPDADVAQKVVGALSTGGSHVVEFTNRGDFAIEVFSQLVKYCRANHPTMIVGVGSVEDEATAALYAAHGANFIIGPTFNEAVARMCNRRKLPYVPGCGDLNTIAAAEEHGAEFVKMFPGSAVGGPGFVKAVLAPRPWSKIMPTGGVTPDETNLREWFDAGVACVGMGSQLIQSGWIKAGAFDKIADLTAATLELIRRIRSA; this is translated from the coding sequence ATGGCTCAGTTCGATCGCATGACTGTCTACAACACCATCCTTCAAGACGGTATGGTCCCGCTGTTCTACCACCCGGACGCCGACGTCGCACAGAAGGTCGTCGGCGCGCTGTCGACCGGGGGAAGCCACGTCGTCGAGTTCACGAACCGCGGCGACTTCGCGATCGAAGTGTTTTCGCAGCTCGTCAAGTACTGCCGGGCGAATCACCCGACTATGATCGTCGGGGTCGGCTCGGTTGAGGACGAAGCGACCGCGGCGCTGTATGCCGCCCACGGCGCCAACTTCATTATCGGGCCTACGTTCAACGAGGCCGTTGCGCGCATGTGCAATCGGAGGAAGCTGCCGTACGTCCCGGGCTGTGGCGATCTCAACACCATCGCAGCCGCCGAGGAGCACGGCGCCGAGTTCGTCAAGATGTTCCCCGGTAGTGCGGTGGGTGGCCCGGGGTTTGTCAAAGCCGTCCTTGCGCCGCGGCCGTGGAGCAAGATCATGCCGACCGGTGGTGTCACCCCGGACGAAACGAACCTGCGCGAGTGGTTCGATGCCGGCGTGGCGTGTGTCGGCATGGGCAGCCAGCTTATTCAGAGCGGGTGGATCAAGGCCGGCGCATTCGACAAAATCGCAGACCTGACGGCAGCGACGTTGGAGCTGATCCGACGGATTCGCAGTGCATAG
- a CDS encoding shikimate dehydrogenase yields the protein MLAPQRQPTMYFIGVTTTKSSIMSVFPKWSEILGLGAQIVGYDAPIHAPADTYRSIVEHIRDDPMTRGALVTTHKIDLLEACRDLFDYLDPYADICGEISSISKQDGKLCGHAKDPISSGLALDHFIPADHWRQSGGHVLCLGAGGAAIAISIFLAERSNTGEYPPRMIMADIAQERIDALKEIHTRLNTPIEFEYRLTQSAAENDRLMADLPAGSLVINATGLGKDRPGSPISDAGAFPLGGYVWELNYRGALDFMHQAERQAAQRGLVIEDGWVYFLHGWTQVIAEVFHLQLTPDVFKRLDEAASALRPS from the coding sequence ATGCTTGCGCCACAGCGTCAACCCACCATGTACTTCATCGGGGTGACAACCACCAAATCATCCATTATGAGCGTCTTCCCGAAATGGTCTGAGATCCTCGGGTTGGGTGCGCAGATCGTCGGTTACGACGCGCCCATTCACGCGCCGGCGGACACTTATCGTTCGATCGTCGAGCACATTCGCGACGACCCGATGACCCGTGGCGCGCTGGTGACAACTCACAAGATCGACCTGCTCGAAGCGTGCCGCGACCTGTTCGACTATCTCGATCCTTACGCAGATATCTGTGGCGAAATCTCGTCAATTTCAAAGCAGGACGGCAAACTGTGCGGGCACGCCAAAGACCCGATATCGTCCGGCTTGGCACTCGACCACTTCATTCCAGCCGACCACTGGCGCCAGAGCGGCGGGCATGTATTATGCCTCGGGGCCGGCGGCGCGGCGATTGCGATTAGCATCTTCCTTGCCGAACGGTCGAACACGGGGGAGTATCCTCCACGCATGATCATGGCGGACATCGCGCAGGAACGGATTGACGCGCTGAAGGAGATTCACACGCGGCTGAATACGCCGATCGAGTTCGAGTATCGGTTGACCCAGTCCGCTGCCGAAAACGATCGGCTCATGGCAGATCTGCCCGCGGGATCGCTGGTCATTAATGCCACCGGCCTCGGCAAGGATCGCCCCGGCTCGCCGATCTCCGACGCTGGGGCGTTCCCGCTTGGCGGCTACGTGTGGGAGTTGAACTACCGCGGCGCGCTCGACTTCATGCACCAAGCAGAACGGCAAGCCGCACAGCGCGGTTTAGTGATCGAAGACGGTTGGGTTTATTTCCTGCACGGTTGGACACAAGTCATCGCCGAAGTGTTCCACCTGCAGCTCACACCCGATGTGTTCAAGCGCCTCGACGAAGCGGCATCTGCTCTTCGCCCAAGTTAA
- the xylB gene encoding xylulokinase — MAQFIIAHDLGTTGNKATLYDREGRLVGANFYPYQTEYAHTGWAEQNPDDWWKAVCQSTQRLLAETRVAKNDIACITFSGQMMGAVPLDRDARPLRNAIIWADQRSLAQEKWIGERVAFEDVYRITGHRLSASYSLAKILWIREHQRDLYDRTYKFVHAKDSIVARLTGEFVTDPSDGSSMNLYDLGTGTWSAAILDAVGLPIEKLPALRQSVEVVGAVLPGIADEVGVAAGTPVVIGGGDGACAAAGAGVIREGSAYNYVGSSSWIAVSTPKPIFDPQFRTFTFGHVIPDMVMPTGTMQAAGASYQWTRDQLATFEKEAASRLGISSYELINLEIEKIAPGAEGLFYLPYLLGERSPRWNPHARGGFVGLTIRHTRAHMLRAVLEGVTMNLRVILDAFRAQGTHIDAMRVIGGGAAGRVWNQIMADVYGIPIHRLAILEEATSMGAALVGGVGVGLYPGFEMIESMNQIASTVRPNPAAQATYERAYPIFNRLYEALEPIYDEIAAM; from the coding sequence ATGGCCCAATTCATCATCGCGCATGACCTCGGCACAACCGGCAACAAGGCGACTTTATACGATCGCGAGGGCCGGCTCGTCGGCGCGAACTTCTACCCTTACCAAACCGAATATGCGCACACCGGATGGGCCGAGCAGAATCCGGACGATTGGTGGAAGGCCGTTTGCCAATCCACGCAGCGGCTGCTCGCCGAAACGCGCGTTGCCAAAAACGACATCGCCTGCATCACCTTCAGTGGGCAGATGATGGGCGCAGTCCCGCTTGATCGAGACGCCCGCCCGCTGCGCAACGCCATTATCTGGGCCGACCAGCGCTCGCTGGCGCAAGAGAAATGGATCGGGGAGCGGGTCGCATTCGAGGATGTCTACCGTATCACAGGGCATCGCCTCAGCGCGTCGTACTCATTGGCGAAAATCCTTTGGATTCGCGAGCACCAGCGCGACCTCTACGACCGCACTTACAAGTTCGTCCACGCCAAAGACTCAATCGTCGCGCGCCTGACGGGGGAATTCGTCACCGATCCCTCGGACGGGTCGAGTATGAACCTGTACGACCTCGGCACCGGTACCTGGTCGGCGGCGATCCTCGATGCCGTTGGCCTCCCGATCGAAAAACTACCGGCGCTTCGGCAGTCGGTCGAGGTGGTTGGTGCGGTGCTGCCGGGCATAGCCGACGAGGTCGGTGTCGCCGCTGGCACGCCAGTCGTCATCGGCGGCGGTGATGGCGCATGTGCGGCGGCAGGCGCCGGTGTTATCCGCGAAGGCTCTGCTTACAACTACGTTGGCTCGTCGTCATGGATTGCCGTGTCGACGCCCAAGCCGATTTTCGACCCGCAGTTCCGGACGTTTACCTTCGGCCACGTCATCCCCGACATGGTCATGCCAACCGGCACGATGCAGGCCGCAGGCGCGTCATACCAGTGGACGCGTGACCAACTCGCGACCTTCGAAAAGGAGGCAGCAAGCCGGCTTGGCATCAGCAGCTACGAGCTCATCAATCTCGAGATCGAAAAGATCGCCCCCGGTGCAGAGGGGCTTTTCTACCTCCCCTACCTGCTTGGGGAGCGGAGCCCGCGCTGGAATCCGCATGCGCGCGGCGGATTCGTCGGATTGACGATACGACACACGCGCGCGCACATGCTTAGGGCTGTGTTGGAAGGCGTCACGATGAACCTGCGCGTCATTCTCGATGCGTTTCGTGCTCAGGGTACCCACATTGACGCGATGCGCGTGATCGGCGGAGGCGCGGCCGGGCGGGTCTGGAATCAAATCATGGCCGACGTCTACGGCATCCCGATTCACCGTCTCGCGATCCTCGAAGAAGCGACTTCGATGGGCGCGGCGTTGGTCGGCGGCGTCGGGGTCGGCCTGTACCCCGGCTTCGAGATGATCGAATCGATGAACCAAATCGCGTCGACGGTTAGGCCAAATCCGGCGGCGCAAGCAACATACGAGCGCGCCTACCCGATCTTTAACCGGCTTTACGAGGCGCTAGAACCGATCTACGACGAGATCGCCGCGATGTAA
- a CDS encoding GntR family transcriptional regulator: MLDARDTVFANHRIDPLKPVPYHVQVYQAIEQIIGASMRPGDQLPGEPRLCELFGVSRTVIRQALDQLLRDGLILRVMGKGTFVAEPKIPEGLVGSVSGFHEDMVAKGYTPVSRVLLQQRVKPTVKVARNLEISASTDVIELRRVRYVNGIPIQLVSNYLPYASCPSVLDADLTHRSLYGHMREKYGLEIARGKRIIEAVLANEEESGLLEVPIGAPLLVVDSVSFLADGTPIEYYHAVHRSDRARFEIEVARSRP; the protein is encoded by the coding sequence GTGTTAGATGCCCGCGACACAGTCTTTGCCAACCATCGTATAGACCCACTTAAGCCGGTCCCGTATCACGTGCAGGTATATCAGGCGATCGAGCAGATTATCGGCGCGTCAATGCGCCCCGGCGACCAGCTCCCCGGCGAACCGCGCCTATGCGAGCTGTTCGGCGTTAGCCGCACGGTGATCCGTCAGGCGCTCGATCAACTGCTGCGTGACGGATTGATTCTGCGCGTCATGGGCAAAGGCACGTTCGTGGCCGAGCCCAAGATCCCCGAAGGGCTTGTAGGCAGCGTGTCCGGTTTCCACGAAGACATGGTCGCTAAGGGCTACACGCCCGTGTCTCGCGTGCTGTTGCAGCAGCGGGTCAAACCGACCGTCAAGGTCGCCCGCAACCTCGAAATCAGTGCCAGCACCGACGTGATCGAACTGCGGCGAGTTCGTTATGTCAACGGCATTCCGATCCAACTGGTGTCGAATTACCTTCCGTATGCATCGTGTCCATCCGTATTGGATGCCGATCTGACACATCGGTCGTTGTATGGACACATGCGCGAGAAGTACGGCCTCGAGATCGCACGAGGGAAACGGATTATCGAAGCGGTACTCGCCAACGAAGAGGAGTCGGGCCTGCTCGAAGTGCCGATCGGTGCCCCGCTGTTGGTGGTAGACAGCGTCAGTTTCCTCGCAGACGGCACGCCGATTGAGTACTACCACGCCGTCCACCGCAGCGACCGTGCCCGGTTTGAGATCGAGGTCGCGCGGTCACGTCCGTAA
- a CDS encoding extracellular solute-binding protein gives MRKFTVFVFVAALLVLSLGVTAQGEFAGQTIVVVTQTGRSIGGPVEDFAPEWEAMTGADVQLQQFAFGELYEKMITAFETGSIDYDMMIFPADWAGDFMAPGYLEPMPQELLDALEPDDIIPLYADRITAWGDTVYALPYDGDSHMMYYRKDLVNPESPYAAEFEAEYGYPLDEPQTWDQYFDIATFFNGREVETAGEMLPIYGVAEAQRRNAQSYWVYLSHAAGYAKTPGNPCFFFDCADMTPEVNNPGFVRALEEYVALRALGPEEMINWDVADTRVQFPAGISVFNIDWGDVGPISYNPDASVIVGDTGFAPLPGGTEYWDSQADAWVTPESGVNRAPFIAFGGWIIGVAADSDVKEAALDFAAFMARPELVRQLATIPDTGINPSRYSQLNVEDVSLWVESGFDEEGAVDYLSAILEGISHPNYVLDIRIRGSAEYLSVLDTEVARALVGEITAQEALDNVAAQWNDITDRLGREEQLAQYRASVGYGE, from the coding sequence ATGCGTAAATTCACTGTCTTTGTCTTCGTCGCGGCACTGCTCGTGCTGAGCCTCGGCGTTACCGCGCAGGGCGAGTTTGCCGGCCAGACCATCGTCGTCGTCACCCAGACTGGCCGTTCGATCGGCGGACCGGTCGAGGACTTTGCCCCCGAGTGGGAAGCGATGACTGGCGCCGACGTGCAGCTTCAGCAGTTTGCCTTTGGCGAGCTGTACGAGAAGATGATCACCGCCTTTGAGACCGGTTCGATCGACTATGACATGATGATCTTCCCGGCCGACTGGGCAGGCGACTTCATGGCCCCGGGCTACCTTGAACCGATGCCGCAAGAATTACTCGATGCCCTTGAGCCGGACGACATCATCCCGCTGTATGCCGACCGGATCACGGCGTGGGGCGACACCGTATATGCACTTCCGTACGACGGTGACTCGCACATGATGTACTACCGCAAGGATCTGGTGAACCCGGAAAGCCCGTACGCCGCTGAATTCGAGGCCGAGTATGGCTATCCGCTCGATGAGCCCCAGACTTGGGATCAGTACTTCGACATCGCGACGTTCTTCAACGGCCGTGAGGTTGAGACCGCGGGCGAAATGCTGCCGATCTACGGTGTCGCCGAAGCCCAGCGTCGTAATGCCCAGAGCTACTGGGTGTATCTGTCGCACGCGGCCGGCTATGCCAAGACCCCGGGCAATCCGTGCTTCTTCTTCGACTGCGCCGATATGACGCCTGAGGTCAACAACCCCGGCTTCGTGCGCGCGCTGGAAGAATACGTCGCGCTGCGCGCCCTCGGCCCGGAAGAAATGATCAACTGGGACGTGGCGGACACGCGCGTTCAGTTCCCGGCGGGCATTAGCGTCTTCAACATCGACTGGGGCGACGTGGGCCCGATTTCGTACAACCCTGACGCGTCGGTCATCGTCGGTGATACCGGCTTTGCACCGCTGCCCGGTGGTACCGAATACTGGGATTCGCAGGCGGATGCGTGGGTAACGCCGGAAAGTGGCGTTAATCGCGCTCCGTTTATCGCGTTCGGTGGCTGGATCATCGGCGTGGCCGCGGACAGCGATGTCAAGGAAGCTGCGCTCGACTTTGCAGCCTTCATGGCGCGTCCGGAATTGGTCCGCCAGCTCGCGACCATCCCCGACACGGGTATCAACCCGTCGCGTTACAGCCAGCTTAACGTCGAAGACGTCTCGCTGTGGGTCGAGTCCGGCTTCGATGAAGAGGGCGCCGTGGACTACCTCAGCGCCATCCTCGAAGGCATCTCGCACCCGAACTATGTGCTCGACATCCGTATCCGCGGCAGCGCCGAGTACCTGAGCGTCCTCGATACCGAAGTCGCCCGTGCGCTGGTCGGTGAGATCACCGCGCAGGAGGCACTCGACAACGTGGCCGCGCAGTGGAACGACATCACTGACCGTCTTGGTCGCGAAGAACAGCTTGCGCAGTATCGCGCCTCCGTGGGTTACGGCGAGTAG
- a CDS encoding sugar ABC transporter permease has translation MARQAKAGDAPFDRNVVMKRVFLSPAIIILLALSIFPLLWSLGMSVTDIQRGDNRGAAAAAEAGEDSGFLGLGFNITLQNYQRMFSDQRLHSTIRNTLVFVFSGVTIQYVIGFGLAMVLNQDFRGRSIVRVIFLMPMMMSPVAAAYAGRMMFDSSISPLAQFQRTLTDTLQGIGAILPGTFLDDAVVRIPWLTDAGWAPVTMVLIDSWQWIPFVTLLLLAGMQTIPDELYEAAKVDGANSLQILRSITFPILLPISATVILIRGLEIFKIIDIIMVTTGGGPGNATESLTMYIFDTALTFGNYGYAASISFALLATVILFATVFLAGMRRITPR, from the coding sequence ATGGCGCGCCAAGCAAAAGCCGGAGATGCACCGTTCGACCGAAATGTTGTGATGAAACGCGTTTTTCTTTCGCCGGCGATCATAATTTTGCTGGCGCTTTCGATCTTCCCGCTGCTGTGGTCGCTGGGCATGAGCGTCACCGATATCCAGCGTGGCGACAACCGCGGTGCCGCTGCTGCGGCTGAAGCAGGCGAGGACTCCGGGTTTCTTGGCCTCGGGTTCAACATCACGCTTCAAAACTATCAGCGCATGTTCAGCGATCAACGCCTGCATTCGACAATACGCAATACGCTTGTCTTTGTGTTTTCAGGTGTGACCATACAGTACGTCATCGGCTTTGGCCTCGCGATGGTGCTCAATCAAGACTTCCGAGGGCGCAGCATCGTCAGGGTGATCTTCCTCATGCCGATGATGATGAGCCCGGTGGCGGCGGCGTATGCCGGGCGCATGATGTTCGACTCGAGCATTTCGCCGCTGGCGCAGTTCCAGCGCACGCTCACCGACACGTTGCAAGGTATCGGTGCGATCCTTCCGGGGACATTTCTGGATGACGCTGTCGTTCGCATCCCGTGGCTGACCGACGCGGGGTGGGCGCCGGTCACTATGGTGCTGATCGACAGTTGGCAGTGGATTCCGTTCGTCACATTGCTGCTGCTTGCCGGCATGCAGACCATCCCCGACGAATTGTACGAGGCGGCCAAAGTTGACGGGGCGAATTCGCTGCAGATTCTGCGCAGCATTACCTTCCCGATTCTGCTCCCGATTTCGGCGACGGTCATCCTGATCCGCGGCCTCGAAATCTTCAAGATCATCGACATTATCATGGTGACGACAGGCGGCGGACCGGGCAACGCGACCGAGTCGCTAACGATGTACATCTTCGACACGGCGTTGACGTTCGGCAACTACGGCTATGCCGCGTCGATCTCGTTTGCGCTGCTGGCGACGGTCATCCTGTTCGCCACCGTGTTCCTCGCCGGCATGCGACGCATCACGCCCCGATAG
- a CDS encoding carbohydrate ABC transporter permease translates to MRRNRSFLHSVALYGIVIFWCFIVLFPFYWMLSTSFKTQIAVSRGPRYVPQFELPFITVTNEDGEQEPFKTPGDFTPTLQHWNDLFTRDRDEVVRHFRNSLIAATGSMIFSIIIGSMAGYGLSRFRYYWARLGWDNDNIAFWIVSNRFLPPALFVVPFLLLYSTLGLVDKHFGLILAYTMFNVPFAVWIMRDFFNGLPEELEESAMIDGATRWVAFIRIVLPLSAPGLVAVAIFSFVFSWNEYLYALMLTNYEAITMPVLIAGQNNTRGIQWWFISALTLTAVAPVVLIGLALQRYITRGLVSGAIKG, encoded by the coding sequence ATGAGACGCAATCGCAGCTTCCTCCATTCGGTCGCGCTGTACGGCATCGTGATCTTCTGGTGCTTTATCGTCCTGTTCCCGTTCTATTGGATGCTCTCGACTTCGTTTAAGACCCAGATCGCCGTCAGCCGTGGGCCGCGCTACGTGCCGCAGTTCGAACTGCCGTTTATAACGGTGACCAACGAGGACGGCGAACAAGAGCCGTTCAAGACGCCGGGCGACTTCACGCCGACGCTGCAGCATTGGAACGATCTATTCACGCGTGACCGCGACGAGGTCGTGCGTCACTTTCGCAACAGCTTGATTGCGGCGACCGGCAGCATGATCTTCTCGATCATCATCGGCTCAATGGCTGGCTACGGCCTGTCGCGCTTCCGGTACTACTGGGCGCGCTTGGGCTGGGACAACGACAACATCGCGTTTTGGATCGTGTCGAACCGGTTCCTGCCGCCGGCGTTGTTCGTGGTGCCGTTTCTGCTGCTGTACTCGACGCTGGGGCTCGTCGATAAGCACTTCGGCCTGATCCTCGCCTACACGATGTTCAACGTACCATTCGCCGTGTGGATCATGCGCGACTTCTTCAACGGCCTGCCCGAAGAGCTTGAAGAAAGCGCAATGATCGACGGCGCGACGCGCTGGGTGGCCTTCATCCGCATCGTACTGCCGTTGAGCGCGCCGGGCCTCGTGGCGGTCGCCATCTTCTCGTTTGTGTTCTCGTGGAACGAGTACTTGTACGCGTTGATGCTCACGAATTACGAGGCCATCACGATGCCGGTGCTCATCGCCGGACAGAACAATACACGCGGCATTCAGTGGTGGTTTATCTCCGCGCTGACGCTGACAGCCGTGGCGCCGGTGGTGCTGATCGGCCTTGCGCTGCAGCGGTACATCACGCGCGGCTTGGTCTCGGGAGCGATCAAGGGGTAG